The window TGAATACTTGGCGTGGCCTGGTGAATGGTGCTACTGGTACGGTTCAGGGATTTTATGTGCCCAAAAATAAGGATATAGCTGGCGTATGCCATGCTCTACCAATAGTCAAGTTTGATTCAGGGCCAGAAATGTTGATTGAACCAGAAACATGGGCTGTGACAGAGGGAGATAAAGTTGTTGCTGAACGAAAGCAGGTGCCTCTCATATTAGCATGGGCTTCAAGCATTCACAAGTGCCAAGGCATGACTCTTGACTGCCTTCACACTGATCTCTCTAAAGCTTTCGAGAATGGAATGGTTTATGTAGCTCTTTCCCGTGTGAGAAGCTTGGAAGGCCTGTATTTATCTGGTTTCAATCGCTGGAAGATTATGGTTCACCCTAAAGTTTTGCTGTTCTATAAAAGTTTTAGTGGTGAAGTGGCTCAGGAGGAAAATGATGACAATGATAGCCAGGGACAAGATAGCATGAGCCGCATTGGTAATGGCAGCCAGGAAGATGATGGCAGCAAATACATGCTGGTTCACATAAAATGAACAAGGAGGAACAAATACCTTTTCTCTTTTCCTGATTTCTTGACATTCACATCAGAAAATGATTGAAGTCTGAACGATAGTTACCATTTCTCTCTTCCTGGTTTTCTGTTCACACCAGAAAAATATTGAAATCGGAGAGATAGTTTGCAGTGCAAGAGTAGTGATATATATCTTTTTCTTTGAATAGGGCTAATTGGCTGAGATCCTTTAACAGACCGTTTGATTAAGAATGTTCCGGGTCTCGTTTAACTTGTTATTGGTAGAACAGAATCAACAGATGACTTTTTCACATTTCTGACTTTCTTTTTTTTTTTTGCTTAAATTTAAGTATGTACATCATTCCTGCACTCCAATACATCTGCCTACCATATTTGTTTAATGCTTGTCCCTAAAATGTCACCATCTTATTGGTTCTATACAGGGAGAATACAAATGTATTACCTAATTTTTGTTCACCATCCTATGTCAAAGAGCATATGACAGCAAATGATACCCCAGCGAGATGAAGTTTGTAGTTTGAACACCTCTATAGTGGTAAGGTACAGTTTTCTTCACTTGCAGATGTCTTCAAGCGCTCAGCTGCTTTTTCAACCTACAAAAGCATGATGAAAATCATGTTTTCATTATATACTCATAATCTCAGATAGGTGACAAACTTGTCATAAATTGAACTTTAGGGTACCTGAGCATTCCAATTTGTTCTGGCCGTGAGGACAACTAGAGCTACTGTTTGTAAGAAAACTCCAATAATCATCCCCCACCAAAGACCCTGAAAAATATATTGCATCATGTTCTAGCATTCACAATCACAAAGCAATAACTTGACCAAGGAGAAAGGTGAGAAATTCAACTTACTGCCACCCCCATTCTAAGTTTAAAGCCAAGAACACACCCAATTGGAAGACCAATGAAATAGTAACAAAACAAGTTAACATAAGCCACAACTCCTTGCCATCCACTTCCAATTGCCACACCTGAAGTTAAAATTGATACCATTAAGAGTTTTCAAACCTGGTTTATTTATAGCTCTTTAAGATAAATGAATACCTGAGAGTATAGGTTGAATTCCATTTAAAAAAATAGAGATGGCGAGCAATGGAGTTAAATCAGACACTGCCTTGATAACCTCTGCATCGCTTGCAAATAGCTTGCTTAACTGAACTCGGAGGAATAGTACAATCACACTGAAGATCACACTAATCAGGACGCTGGTTACATTCACCACAAACACTGAGAATCTGGCCACCTTTGGATGACCGGCTCCGAGTTCATTACCGACTCGAACACTGCATGAGGCAAGTTTTAATCATCCGAAAAATTTCCCAATCTTGTTTGCCAAGGAATAATTGATAACTCTTAAGATTAGTCACAAACCTGGCAGCTGCACCTAGGCCTAACATAAATGTTATATCCCAGTTCAAGTAATTCATGCTGCAGTTGTATCACATAAGCACAGGTAAAGTTAGAAAACAATTTCGGATATTTAGGTTGAATAGATTGCTCAAACAAAAGGCATACCAAATAGAAATGGAGTCTAGGGAGATTGTAGGGTTGGGGAGGAGCCCTGACAGAAGCACTAGCCCTTGGCTGTACCATATCTCCAAACTACATCAACGCATGATTGTATCAGCTCATAGGTTATTTGAAAGAAACAAAGGGGAGTAGAAGTAAGGGGTTAAGATTTTAGACCTACCAAAGCATGAAAGCAGAGGCAACAGTAAACTTAAAATACGGCCAAACTCCCCTGAAGGCTTTGCTAGAGAAGCCAGTCCAAGTCTCCTTGCACCTGGGGCTCAGAACAATGTAAACCCCAGATGCAATCACAAGCAACCACCAAGAAAAGCTGAGACTAAGAGCAGCTCCCAATAGCCCAAATTTCACAACATCAACCACCAACCAAGTGAGGAGAGTGTGAAGAAGCAAAATTCCGATAGACATGAATGCTAAAGGTTTTACTATGTTCTGTGCTTGAAGGAACCTTTGTTGGGGACAGTTTATGGCAAATGCATAGAGTTGAAGGATTAAACCCCTGGAAAATATTTGACCCTTCTCTGCTATTATATGTGATTGTCCAATAGCTATAAGCATTGGTCCTGACCACCAATACAGAGATGTAAGGAGGACTGCTGCTCCCAAATGCAAGATGATTGCTCTTTGGCATATGATCCCCATTGCTCCCAAGTGTTTGGCTCCATATGCTTGTCCACACACTGTTTGCACAGCACTTGCCATCCCCAACTTCAAATTCAAAGCAAGAAATCAAGAGTGCTTAGACTATAACATGTCAAGAATTTTAGGCATTGAAATCATCAGGTACATTTGGGGTACATACCATGATGCCATAAGCAAGGCCTTGAATTCCCACGCAAGCAATGGAGGCTCCGGCAAGCTCCAAAGGACTCAAATGGCCACAAAACATGAGAGTGACAAAGCTGAGCATATAGTTGGCTATAGATATAATGATTGATGAAGTTGATAAACTCCATAGGATCCCCGACTCCCATGCCACAAGCCTAGGCAACCATTTGAATGCCACTTCTTTTTGCTCGAGAAACTTTTCAACTGCTGCGGATGATGACAAGTCAGGACTCGTAATCTCTTTCTGGCTCTCCATAGTCTCTGAGGTTGAGGCTTGAATATATACGTTTATCTGAATCTGAAAATCTTAACGCCTTCTTCTTCTCATCAGCCTCTCTCTTTCTGTGTTTTGGTTGGTATAAGGTTTTGAATTATGTTGCTACAAAGGATAGCTATAGTCTAGACTATAGCTGGATTCCCTAAAATGGCTAGGAAAAGAAAGGAAAGTATTGATTACAATAGATTTTGAAATATCACACTAATGTTCAGCAAAAAGTAATGAAATCACTTCCTAAGCGGAGACTTCATGGATATTTACTTCTACATGTTAGGATATTAAGTACTAATTGTATCCAATTAGTAGTAAGAGTGTTTAGCTGTTAGTTAATTAGCTAGCTTAAGCTCATAATGAGCTGTAGATAAGGGACACGTGGTTGGTCTCTGTGGTGTCTGAAGACATCATATATTTGCTGTAGCTTCTCTCTTTTCTTCAATTAATCAGAATCACAGTTTCCTTATCTTCTGTATTGCTTTCTTCTTCTCTAAGCTTTTACTACATAGGTCAATATGTTAAAGACATACAGAACCATATGCATGTCTCTGTTTCTTGAAATGATGTTAAAACTCAAAACACATGAAACAAAAAAGAGCTTTGTATATCTTATGCATTATGCGATAGCAAACCCGAAGCTAACCTCATCTGCAGTTCCTATATTGTAAGTCATTGCAATCTATCAGAGACATACAAACAACCGTAAACGGTGGCTCCGGCATCATCATAAGTCCCTTATTACCATATACGAGCTATTTTTAGTGTACTCGATTTTGTGCTGCTTAGATGTTTGAGAGAGATGAATGTAGAGGTAGAGTAGAAACTAAGAGAGAGAGGTGGCAGATGAGAAAGTAAACAGAATGATGGCGTCTGTATATATATGCAGAGATGACGAAGAAAGACACAAAACTAGAAGGGTGGAACTAGCTTGGCATCAATATCCGAAAGACATAAAAAAACAAAGGCATAATCCCAAAACTCAGTTCTATGCAAGCGGCAGAATACAATGAAGCAAAACATTACGCGTAAATAATATATTTGACATTTGGCATATGTTGGAGACGCAGCCGGATACTCTCTTGCTTACTAACAGCTATGCTATGCCAACCCTAGACTTGGCATCGCAAATATTCTAACAACGAAGAACGAGCCAATCACATCTAAGTCTTGCTCTCCCGTAGGAGGCATGTCTCTATATCCAACATCATAGGAGCTTCAACGAATCATTTCCATTAGTTTATAGATCAAAATTAACGGATTCAGTTCAGGAATCAATGTCCAAGTTCATTCTTTGTCAAAAATTAAGAATTCAGTTAACGAATCAATGTCCAAATCTCGTGCTCAAGTAGCTAGACTTTTTTTTTTTCGATGAGAATCAAGTAGCTAGACTTTGCTTAGAGAATGTGAATATGAAGTTGGAAGAACATAAAATATTACAGTACCAACACAAAACTAATCAATACTAAAAAAAAAACACAAAACTAATCAAGTAGCGACCACAAACGGTGAAGGTAGCAACACAAAACTAATCAGAATGTGAGGGCATTCGTGCAAAAGGTAAGTTCATCAAATACTCTTGTTAAATATTACGTACTTGTTCATCAAAAACATACTCTCACGAGTCATGATGACTAGCAAGTAGCACGTAGCAACATCCTCTTAAATTAATCGTTAGAATTAAAAAGGAAAATACAAGCCAGATATAATCGTTTAATAGGTAAAATGTGTGTGTGATGTACTACTCGGTCGATCTATCCTAACTAGAATACAGAACCAGGATTCAGTCAATAAAGAGCTAGCATAAAAAGAGGAGACAAATATGAAACTAATATACACCATGTACAAGCATATCTTGCCACAAAGATCGATATAGAAGATCCCTTGCGATAGTGTGGTGTTGATTTGGTCACATCTCTCATACTCATCAGCTGGGTTTCAGCTGTGAGCAGCATAATTCCAACGTGACAAAAACCACATACCTTCATGTTGTTAAACAGCAAAGAAGTAATATAATTACTCAACAAGTTATTCTGAATGTAATGCATTGTAGGAGGTACAGGGAAACAAAGTTTTATGTCATTTATCCATTCTCCATTCAGGAGGTAGAAGTTCATTAACGTTACGTAATAATACTGCCGCTTGATCGTTCTTTTACTCGATCATATTGAGTTTAGTGATTTTGTAGTGAGGCTCAGTTCTCGAAGTGTATGTGATAATTGAGTTTTTAGGGTTCAGAAAGTGACCATTACGAGACATACACAAACTGGTAAGGATTCAATCATTGAAGATGTGACGATTAGGAGACAAATTAGTAGAAACATACTTTCTAGACATAACAACAAGAAAATGACGGAGCATATTTTCGCAGGGGCGGTGTTGAATTGCTCATGTCTCATATGATGTATTCAGCTAGCTAGGTTACATAAATGAGAAAATGATTTCCCTTCGACCGCAAAAACGAAATGAGCAACATATAATTCCAGGGTGACAAACCGTGTATGAGTTGCTGAGCTAAGTACTTCAAAATGGACAATTAAGTCGCACAATATTATTCCAGATGCTCACTATGTTCTGGAAAACGTTAGTTGCTGATCTTTCACTGCAACGGCTTGTTGTTATTCCCATAAGTTGGAAAACGTTATTTGGTTAACCCGCCAAGTTTCTTGTGAGCTATCAATTCATGGCCGGAGTTACTAAAGTTAGTCATGTAATGATGGGATCTATTCCGAGAGCCTTGTTTCACTACTTCATGAGCCTAATCTAGCTCTAGCAACCTCGTTGGTTCCCATCAAACGGTGACATTGGCTTCATGAGTAATGAATATCCAAGCTATGCCTTCAATTTTGTTTACTGAGATTGTCAAGTCTCAATTCTGTGTTCAAGGAAAGGGGAGTTGGGGCACCAAGATGGTATATACTACTATACTAGTAACCAGTAAACGAAATTTTCTTTTACATTTCTCCTCATTCCCAATGTTGAAAGCATAATATTTTCGAGAGAAAAAAAAAATGATTAAAGTGAGATCAATTTCTTGTACATATTGATAAGAAAAACGATCATATATCCCATCTTTTGAGGTTAATATGCATTTAAGGGATGTGAACTAGCTACCATGTGGAAGTTGTAATTGTAGAGGAAACTGAAGGGGGAGAGACCTGTGAGCGACAGAAAGCCAGGAAGAAGAAGCATAGAATGAAGAGCTACCTGCATTCCCACGATGTAATCTGGATCAAACAATTGAGACATTGTAGACTGATTGTAATGTTGCAGGCTTGCAGCATCACAGGTTTACAAGCACAGGCTTCCAACCTAACGCAAGCATAAACCCACTTTACAACAAAATTGGGAAAATTCTGAAGAATGCGAATAATAAATATGGTGTTTCATTACCAGTAGTAAAAGAGTTTGTCCGGTTTTGGAGAGAGATAACTTGACATCTCGGAATGGCATAGTTCAATAACTGAAATCCTAAAAATGTACTATCTTACAATTAAACTCTGCTTGAAAAAACATCCTCGGATCAAGGGTAAAAACAACTGAAATCTTGCATCAAGGCAATAGTAACTCATCTCATTGTAGAGGGGGATGAATTGCTGCTGGGACTTGAGCGACCCTTCTTTACGATATTCTCCAGGTTCTGGAGACACATAAGTGGAATAACCTGTATACAGTACAAGAAATTGCAGAAGTCAACTTACACTTGTAGACAATTAAAGACAAACTCCATGCGATATAGGAAAAGAAAATTAAGTGGCCTAGAAAATTCAATTCTAAGTGTCAGATAGACAAAGTGTGCACCTTCCAGTGTCTGTTTCGAGCATACTGGTCATTAATGTTGTCCAAAGTCTTAATTATTTGCTTGAATGTTGGTCTCCTGAATGGGTCCTGACTCCAACATTCCTCAATCAACCTGCAACAAACAGAAAGCTTTCTCAACATGGAGATCAATATAATATATTGATCACAGCTGTGAAATAACAATTTCCTTGAAAGTCGGAGATGCACACTATTACCTCTCCCCTTTCATGATTGTTTTTACGTTCCAGTGATTAGGGAGCGAAACTTGTTCATAATCATGATTCATGAGGTATGTTAAAACAGTTCTAAGATATGAAACTAAAACTGCTTGGTAGCCTTGACAAACACATTCACACTAGCAAAATAAACTTCTTGGCGGAAATGGTCAACACCATGCCTACAGCTGAAAATCCAAAACATTTGGTATACAATACAAAATCTTGACACCACGTCTGAAACACGTAAACATATAGATAGTTCAAACTAACTCGTACTACAAAGTGTTGCCGGGTACTGTGTACTTTTTCGTTCAATAGTTTACAGCATAATTCCATCCATACAGGAAATGAAACAAAGGAAATAAATCAATTCTTTTTTTATTATAATTCTTTATCCTACTAAGTCTCTGATAAACAATAGGCATGCTCAAACAACTTACTCCCTTAATCCATGTGCATAAAGCTTTGGTGGAGCTCTAAAAGGTGGGCGCTCGTTTGCAACATATGCTTTAGGTACATCCGTTTCTGGTTTTGTGAAAAAGGGTAGACAACCTTCAATCATCTGGGGGAAAAGGGAAATGACTAAACATTATTTATCTTCATAGAACAATGTAAAATTTTCTTATAATAAAAAAGAACTGAAAACACCTCGGAAATGCAAAATATTAATGCATATTAAATTTATTGAGTGCTCAGTTCATACAGGTTACAGGGCACAATGTAATGGAAAGTTCTGGTAAGTGTATATGCAAGTAGACCAAATGACAACAAAGCTTGTCGGATAACAACTAGCAGAAAAGAAGTAACTTATAATAGACAGAAAATTCTTTGGGTTCGAGGCTGACAGGCAGGAAATGGTCTAACGATAAGGAAGGTATATCAAAGGCTGCATCACATAAGAATATAACTACACATTGGCATGGGCGCATGGCTTCCAAAACGAACAAAGAGTAAAGACAAGCATATGACAAACAAGAGGACAGATGGAGCCCTAAAAATAGCATCTATATGAGAGAGAGAGTACCTCTTGCAAGATCAAGGCAAATGAAAAAACATCCACTTTCGTATCATATTCTTCATTTCTGTAAACCTCAGGAGCCACGTATCTCCCTGTTCAACAAAGATTACATTTTTAAAAACAGCATTTGCAGATGGGTGCTACTGCACAAAATCAAAACTGCAATGGTTCCAAGAAGCCTAACCCTCATGTATATAGGACAAAGAAAAGTTAAGGTTCTAAAGCTCCAAGAGAACTACAAGAGCCTAATTTATAGTCTTTTGTGATTAGCAACCCCTGTGTATCTTTTTTATTTTCATTTAATAAAGGACAGAAGCGATAGGATGAGTCCATAATTTTACACATAGCACTGATCTAAGAAATATGGAATAAACACTTTAAAAAAATATATATATATAACATACAAGAAGTGTTTTGACTGGTCACTGGTCTGTCTTCTTTAACTGTCTTTGTTACTATCAATTGCTTGCTCACTCCAAAGTCTGCAACTTTCAGATGCCCAGAATCATCCCGCAATATGTTTCTGTTATCTTACTCACGAACAATTAAGAAACTATCAACAGTTTCAACCATTTAGTTATTGATAGTGCATGATTCAAGCCACCATAAAAGTATATGATGATTTATATGATCAGCGAATATATATAATGCAACTAAACAAATGAGTTAATTGAATCTGTATATAAATGCACCACTATTCCACTAGAAAATAAATATCAACCATGATACATAATGAAAGATAAAAGGAGAAGGAGCATACGAGGGCTCAAGATCTCGATGAATTATTGCTTCAGGTTTATGCTCATGTAGATAATTCATCCCCCTGCAACATATACCAGTACTATCAGCTATAGCATATGATCCACTTCTATCAAACTGTGATACCAAAAAACTCAATTAAATTTATTGTTTGACAACGACAGAAGGTCAGTATTGATCAACACAAAGTTCTAGCATGACCACCCAGTAGATGAAATGGAATGAATTATATATTTATATAAAGAATTGAAGGATTACGCCACATTGAGTTAAAAATATGCACCAGAAATCCCCCTAGAGCTAAATGACATCCAAAGTAGCATGTAGCATTAAACATCAGCTTCCATGTCAAGTTGTCAAAAGAAATTTGCAACCGATTACATTGCCACAAAGGAAATTGCAAACAATTCTAGTACACAAGCCATTGGCTGACCTGGCAATGTCAAGGGCAAACTTCACTGCTGTTGTTGGCTTTAAGGCACCTTTTCTTTTTAGATATAAACGAAAATCTCCCTGCAGCAATAAAATAAGAGCTTATAAGAGCTCGAATCTTTATAAACTGTTTCTGATGCCAAGCAATGATCTGATACGTACAAGCATACATTTCAATTAGTGCATTCTACAATCTACAGTGTGTCAATGCCCGAATATGCCTTTCTTTCAAAAAATCAATACAGTCCAACAACTTAGACATCAACTAGCCACCAAAACACTTTAAAATTTGAATGTATGAGGACCTTATTATGTAGCAATGGTATTACAATCTAAATTTCCTCAAAATTCAAGCATGTCCTTTTTATGTTTTAGCAAATAAAAGCTTTCCTTATACAAATAGAAAAAACATGCAAGCCAAAATTCAACTCTTTTCATGTTTTGCACCACACCTTGGGTAGATATTCTGTGACAATCATCATTGGGCAGCTCTGTGTTACAGCACCCAAAAATTGGACAACATTGGGATGTCGAATCTTCTGAAGTAAAGCAAGCTCATCTCTGAATGCATTCCTGTGAGTTTCCATTGAGCCAGTAAATCTTCAGTCAAAAGAAAGATTCAAACTTTGAAAGGCATGACTAAATTGCATTCTAAAGTAAAACAGGCACAAAAGTACAAACAAAGCTCTACGAACAAAGCAAGGCAAACCTACACTTTATCTTCATCAGCAAATACTTTCTCAAGCATCTTAACCGCAACTTGAATTCCGCGCCAAGATGCAATGCAGTAGGTTCCCTAGCAAATACATCCGAAACAACAAACCACAATGAACAACAGTATGCAACCAACATCAGCATCCTCAGATAACGGTCAGACTTGATACCTTAAACCAATTCTAATCCGTTCCCAACCGAGTCTTTTTCTTAAGCAGACGCCAACCACATACATGCATAAAAAAAAGTCAATTTCTCATTTCCTTCCCCCATATACTAATCTACATTCCCACAAAATCCAACACCAAACTAGAAACGTTACCTTGGTTATGTCCACACTATTTGAAAAATCAAGCTCCTTCGGATCAATCTCGTACTCCGGCACTTCACGTGCATTCTCCACACGCATAGGAGCCATCTAAAAATCCAAACAACCAAACTCATTCCACACGAAAATCAGAAACTTTAAACCGAAAAACAAGCATAAAGTGTAGTAATTTTACCGGATGCTTAGCTCCATGCTGCTCTAACAGCTTGATGACGTCATCATGCTTATAATACACGGCATCAGCAAGAGGCTGTTTTGAATCAAAAACCACATGAG of the Fragaria vesca subsp. vesca linkage group LG6, FraVesHawaii_1.0, whole genome shotgun sequence genome contains:
- the LOC101298536 gene encoding protein TRANSPARENT TESTA 12-like, with product MESQKEITSPDLSSSAAVEKFLEQKEVAFKWLPRLVAWESGILWSLSTSSIIISIANYMLSFVTLMFCGHLSPLELAGASIACVGIQGLAYGIMLGMASAVQTVCGQAYGAKHLGAMGIICQRAIILHLGAAVLLTSLYWWSGPMLIAIGQSHIIAEKGQIFSRGLILQLYAFAINCPQQRFLQAQNIVKPLAFMSIGILLLHTLLTWLVVDVVKFGLLGAALSLSFSWWLLVIASGVYIVLSPRCKETWTGFSSKAFRGVWPYFKFTVASAFMLCLEIWYSQGLVLLSGLLPNPTISLDSISICMNYLNWDITFMLGLGAAASVRVGNELGAGHPKVARFSVFVVNVTSVLISVIFSVIVLFLRVQLSKLFASDAEVIKAVSDLTPLLAISIFLNGIQPILSGVAIGSGWQGVVAYVNLFCYYFIGLPIGCVLGFKLRMGVAGLWWGMIIGVFLQTVALVVLTARTNWNAQVEKAAERLKTSASEENCTLPL
- the LOC101298822 gene encoding probable serine/threonine-protein kinase drkD-like, which codes for MDRQDSATARFTLGRQSSLAPDRADSGAADDDDDGVIDPRVRLMYLANEGDLQGIQDLLDSGTNVNFADIDGRTALHVAACQGRSDVVQLLLCRGADVHLQDRWGSTPLADAVYYKHDDVIKLLEQHGAKHPMAPMRVENAREVPEYEIDPKELDFSNSVDITKGTYCIASWRGIQVAVKMLEKVFADEDKVNAFRDELALLQKIRHPNVVQFLGAVTQSCPMMIVTEYLPKGDFRLYLKRKGALKPTTAVKFALDIARGMNYLHEHKPEAIIHRDLEPSNILRDDSGHLKVADFGVSKQLIVTKTVKEDRPVTSQNTSWRYVAPEVYRNEEYDTKVDVFSFALILQEMIEGCLPFFTKPETDVPKAYVANERPPFRAPPKLYAHGLRELIEECWSQDPFRRPTFKQIIKTLDNINDQYARNRHWKVIPLMCLQNLENIVKKGRSSPSSNSSPSTMRFLGFQLLNYAIPRCQVISLQNRTNSFTTGWKPVLVNL